The Bombus fervidus isolate BK054 chromosome 1, iyBomFerv1, whole genome shotgun sequence genome includes a window with the following:
- the LOC139986459 gene encoding unconventional myosin-IXa isoform X1 gives MDSCISGVVQVFVGEWSPEYEALSIKATKQTSSAEIVECIIERLGLVDASVSNGYELAEVVGNSVGQECKERRLGPCECPVALMLLWPKNAAQQEYYRFYLRKKQPDYLWSDSRFPMDPQLLKDYFNRFLYQPRDKEYPDLCQLPDLNEQTLLDNLRARFLAGNIYTYVGSILIALNPFKFYPIYNPKYVKLYQNRRLGPDIPPHIFAIADAAYHCMLKEKRNQCIVISGESGSGKTESTNFLLHHLTALSQKGSHGSGVEQTILSAGPVLEAFGNAKTAHNNNSSRFGKFIQVNYKENGMVHGAVVQKYLLEKSRIVSQGRNERNYHVFYYLLAGASEQEKQLLHLESCDRYNYLNKSGCYGLENVDERHEFSRLKQSMEMVGFTPEKQRRLFAVLSAVLLLGNVEFQPRKSYHHHDEAVGVKNPEVVALISELLRVKQETLLAALTAKRARASGETLVINYRLPEAIAARDAMAKCLYGALFDWIVLQVNHALLSKKDTLRDHQGNSIGVLDIFGFEDFKMCNSFEQLCINYANEQLQHYFNQHVFQYEQREYRKQGIRWTDIGYSDNSGCLNLIEGKPNGLLCLLDDQCNFPGATNETLLQKFNTVHKDNPFYEAPQRREAAFVVRHYAGSVKYQAANMREKNLDLMRPDGVVGVLKNSSLAFVRELVGADPVAVFRWAILRAFFRAHFAFQEAGRAHRHGRADGTKTSIQNRYRTPNENLISLHKHNRPPSYQKQRSVCIPSTIPITTLSSIQLENNDNVNNNRLSWPQSRNINQTQHPTNVTTMKGYLIRGREDQPHSNNKLRRDTHNPLERVLPKDEANVMERANQIVMKNKSFRPRERGKKGLKNLQTVKTLAGRTQSYGSGPGKARKQPMTVSAQFQQSLHSLMDTLNQANPFFIRCIKSNANKVPNEFDEETVQRQLRYTGMLETVRIRQAGFNVRLTYEEFIQLYRMLLPKGLLSSQSDVRDFLLTLNLNRDNYQLGTTKVFLRESEKIKLDIELHQQIITSITTIQKWFRACLERRKFLRLKNAVVQIQSFWRMVIAQRFAHSLRTRIEAVTHIQSAWRAYKQHSWFKKLKSCVITFQAHVRGNRARKTFAELKKQKKLLVDKIGEYKETQNQGELVYDNSKIYPRLRNSEESLTDQGLLEFNTIRKTESQNRLTSARMDNVLRDSAVDTSMSYSKRKIIPNTRILQESSSILRNTDSFPSDEFNERKSSLESLTSLRSYESQVSNSSESQDNSYGKPVPSTRTKRCDQSPVVAANTNLVNASSRLSSVNKRADSSSTGYSDGETDTEIPSTVQSAPPVFNTTPSFPSPREITYHQSNMSLTHSPNSDVWRRRADFSSSINYSDYLLSGPQKSTLTRSPNVSQYKSIADNMFEQVQQDKPNEASNYNVKLDSDRFIHMDSSSGREQRRLSDNSVPSERIESVPVSPIRRDHGYGHSKEMKDFSYLRRQNSEGDTSMKLDAMNDENALKSPLLKGTSPKEKNSKPKEKCEPDVPVRSARRNRPTREVQCRSMGESVSETNSGETKSLFLGTIKESDLHKATTIRPRKDSPHDTPSRSITDWPVNKNEAALKTQQPGKRMRSNAITTLELRRRNSDPATKISGLSEDKPGTDTSPNDLKLAPGMDLLEWKGNLFTLAGHCFRKVARFAKDDVCVCCHEKMDAFVTQGYKCIDCKQLYHVKCIQNGGVLKMPCILANTPGRRKHRKPPRTPYDASKQVVVSKFSLTGTSAFSDSTDKIISDAKELALMQDFITKKIYVMEGQEGGKKPSEVDRVFKQALRKFKDDLVITYSVAIQQGVEGNIKYTDLIANFLHVIETVCKQENTSEDFPVTMGVNAFRGFMNEFMTLVKTEALEKQSKSKRKKEKKRKHEEPIRHGNHMFQLTIINIPTACEVCTSFFMWPIERGLVCQNCKLTCHKKCYIKASAECGKEASHEMNSRKIFGVPLYKLDCGDGKVPIVVDRLITTIEMHGLYTEGIYRKSGVSSKVKELKVKMDEGDLEKVDFENYQVHVLAAVLKSFFRDMPEPLLTFEYYDDFLHAANLTDPRDRISTLFAILKKLPKPNFDLMERLIVHLARVALHEVDNRMSPSALAIVFAPCILRTNRTLPAQDSLQDVGRQTCCVETIVQEKLRVVRATLADINTLESACHTATYRLSSLRSSKIFSPEELNAATPSVTARCVTTDRERDRGDEEEALLVDHIQEIQKEKALLTSTLPSLTRASSDDDLLLSATDLDDGSLDDLLPSSADGLVRKRPIQRQSSADNAFPTIISVDEDMVMV, from the exons ATGGACAGTTGTATCTCGGGGGTAGTGCAAGTATTTGTGGGTGAATGGAGCCCAGAATATGAAGCACTTTCAATTAAAGCTACAAAACAAACTTCCTCAGCTGAGATAGTGGAGTGTATTATAGAGAGACTTGGATTAGTTGATGCATCTGTTTCAAATGGTTATGAGTTAGCAGAAGTAGTAGGAAACTCTGTTGGGCAAGAATGTAAAGAAAGAAGACTTGGGCCATGTGAGTGCCCTGTGGCACTTATGTTATTATGGCCAAAAAATGCAGCGCAACAAGAATACTACag gtTTTACTTGCGCAAAAAACAACCAGATTATTTGTGGTCAGATAGTAGGTTTCCCATGGATCCACAACTCCTCAAGGACTATTTTAATAGATTCCTATATCAACCACGAGATAAGGAGTATCCAGATCTATGTCAACTTCCAGATCTTAATGAACAAACTCTATTGGACAACCTTCGGGCTAGGTTTTTAGCTGgaaacatatatacatatgttggCAGCATATTAATTGCCTTGAATCCGTTTAAATTTTACCCTATTTACAATccaaaatatgtaaaactcTATCAAAATAGAAGGTTGGGGCCAGATATACCTCCACATATATTTGCCATAGCTGATGCAGCTTATCATTGTATgcttaaagaaaaaagaaatcagtGCATTGTTATTAGTGGTGAGAGTGGCTCGGGTAAAACAGAGTCAACTAATTTTCTACTGCATCATTTGACAGCACTTAGTCAGAAAGGTTCTCATGGTAGTGGTGTTGAACAGACAATACTCAGTGCTGGTCCAGTACTAGAAGCATTTGGAAATGCAAAAACTGCACATAACAACAATAGTAGTCGTTTTGGTAAATTTATCCAAGtgaattataaagaaaatggAATGGTCCATGG GGCGGTCgtacaaaaatatcttttgGAAAAATCAAGAATAGTTTCTCaaggaagaaatgaaagaaattatcatgtattttattatcttttggCTGGTGCAAGTGAACAAGAAAAGCAACTTTTGCATTTAGAAAGTTGCGaccgttacaattatttaaataaaagtggCTGTTATGGACTAGAAAATGTTGATGAACGACACGAATTTTCAAGGTTGAAACAGTCTATGGAAATGGTTGGATTTACGCCAGAAAAGCAGAGACGATTGTTTGCAGTTCTGTCAGCTGTTCTTTTACTCG GTAATGTGGAGTTTCAGCCTAGAAAATCTTATCACCATCACGACGAAGCTGTGGGAGTTAAAAATCCTGAAGTGGTTGCATTGATATCTGAACTTCTTCGAGTAAAACAAGAAACTCTTTTGGCTGCGCTTACTGCTAAACGTGCAAGAGCGTCTGGAGAAACATTAGTTATTAACTATAGGCTTCCAGAAGCAATTGCGGCACGAGATGCTATGGCCAAGTGTTTATATGGAGCTCTATTTGATTGGATTGTGCTTCAG GTGAATCATGCTTTACTTTCAAAGAAAGATACCCTCAGGGATCATCAAGGCAATAGCATAGGTGTATTAGATATCTTTGGTTTTGAAGACTTTAAAATGTGCAATAGCTTCGAACAGTTATGTATAAATTATGCTAATGAACAACTACAACATTATTTCAATCAGCATGTTTTCCAATATGAACAACGAGAGTATAGAAAACAGGGGATTAGATGGACAGACATAGGCTACAGTGATAATTCAGgttgtttaaatttaatagaagGGAAACCGAATGGCCTCCTTTGTCTTTTAGATGATCAATGCAA CTTTCCGGGTGCAACGAATGAGACACtgctacaaaaatttaatacagtACATAAAGACAATCCATTTTATGAAGCACCACAACGACGCGAAGCAGCCTTTGTTGTACGTCATTATGCAGGATCTGTTAAGTACCAAGCTGCTAATATGAGAGAAAAGAATCTGGATTTAATGCGACCCGATGGTGTTGTTGGTGTATTGAAGAATTCTTCCCTTGCTTTTGTTCGAGAATTAGTGGGTGCAGATCCGGTTGCGGTATTTAgatgggcaatacttcgaGCATTTTTTCGCGCTCATTTTGCTTTCCAAGAAGCTGGTCGAGCTCATAGACATGGTCGAG CTGATGGTACAAAAACATCTATACAAAACAGGTATAGGACACCGAACGAGAATTTAATAAG TTTGCACAAACATAATCGTCCACCAAGCTATCAGAAGCAGCGCAGTGTCTGCATACCATCAACTATACCCATTACCACATTATCTTCTATACAACTCGAAAACAACGACAATGTAAACAACAACCGATTGTCGTGGCCACAATCTCGAAACATTAATCAAACGCAACACCCGACAAATGTAACCACGATGAAGGGTTATTTAATAAGGGGCAGGGAAGACCAGCCtcatagtaataataaactcAGACGGGATACTCATAACCCGCTAGAGAGGGTGCTTCCAAAAGACGAAGCAAACGTCATGGAACGCGCTAATCAAATAGTCAT gaaaaataaatcatttcgaCCAAGAGAACGGGGTAAGAAGGGTCTAAAAAATCTACAAACTGTAAAAACACTTGCTGGAAGAACGCAAAGTTATGGCTCAGGACCTGGAAAAGCAAGAAAGCAGCCTATGACAGTATCTGCACAATTTCAACAAAGTCTGCATAGTCTTATGGATACGTTAAACCAAGCAAACCCTTTCTTCATTAGATGCATTAAAAGCAATGCCAACAAGGTACCAAATGAGTTCGATGAAGAAACAGTGCAACGACAGTTAAGATATACAGGAATGTTAGAAACAGTCAGAATAAGACAAGCTGGATTTAACGTCAGATTAACATATGAAGAATTTATTCAATTGTATAGAATGTTATTACCTAAGGGTTTATTAAGTTCCCAATCTGACGTTAGAGATTTTCTATTGACACTAAATTTAAATAGAGATAATTATCAACTTGGAACAACTAAAGTGTTTCTTAGAGAatcagaaaaaattaaactagACATTGAATTACACCAACAAATCATTACAAGCATTACAACTATACAAAAATGGTTCCGTGCGTGTttagaaagaaggaaattccTTAGATTGAAAAATGCAGTTGTGCAAATACAGTCATTTTGGAGGATGGTCATTGCCCAAAGATTTGCACATTCTTTACGCACTAGAATCGAGGCTGTCACTCACATCCAATCTGCTTGGAGGGCATATAAACAGCATAGTTGGTTTAAGAAACTTAAGTCTTGTGTAATTACGTTTCAAGCTCATGTTCGCGGTAATAGAGCGAGGAAGACTTTCgcagaattaaaaaaacagaaaaaattgCTTGTTGATAAAATCGGAGAGTATAAAGAAACTCAAAATCAAGGAGAGCTTGTTTATGATAACAGTAAGATATATCCTAGGCTCAGGAATAGCGAAGA GTCACTCACGGATCAGGGCTTGTTGGAATTTAATACGATTCGTAAAACGGAGTCTCAGAATCGTCTTACGTCAGCAag AATGGATAATGTACTTCGAGATAGTGCAGTTGATACGAGTATGTCATATTCAAAGCGTAAAATTATACCAAATACAAGAATATTGCAAGAATCTAGCTCGATCTTAAGAAACACGGATTCTTTTCCTTCGGATGAATTTAACGAGCGTAAAAGCAGCTTGGAAAGTTTGACTAGTTTAAGAAGCTATGAATCTCAAGTGAGCAACAGTTCTGAATCTCAAGACAATTCTTATGGCAAACCGGTACCGAGCACTAGAACGAAACGCTGTGATCAATCTCCAGTAGTTGCCGCAAATACAAACTTAGTAAATGCTTCGAGCAGATTGTCGTCTGTTAATAAACGAGCAGACAGTTCATCGACGGGATATAGCGATGGAGAAACTGATACAGAAATCCCGAGTACAGTACAAAGTGCTCCGCCTGTTTTTAACACAACTCCATCATTTCCAAGTCCACGAGAAATTACATACCATCAATCTAACATGAGTCTAACGCATAGTCCAAATTCAGATGTCTGGCGTCGCCGAGCAGACTTTTCTTCGTCCATTAATTATAGTGATTATTTACTGTCTGGTCCTCAAAAATCAACCTTGACGCGTTCTCCAAACGTTTCTCAATATAAAAGTATAGCGGATAACATGTTCGAGCAAGTGCAACAAGACAAACCAAACGAAGCATCGAATTATAATGTGAAATTGGATAGTGACCGTTTTATTCATATGGATAGTTCATCAGGTAGAGAACAACGTCGATTAAGTGATAATAGCGTACCGAGCGAGCGGATTGAAAGCGTCCCAGTTTCACCTATCAGACGTGATCATGGTTATGGCCACagtaaagaaatgaaagatttTAGTTACTTGAGAAGGCAAAACTCGGAAGGAGATACATCTATGAAATTAGATGCTATGAATGATGAAAATGCTTTAAAAAGTCCCTTGTTGAAAGGAACTTCCCCCAAGGAGAAAAATTCGAAACCAAAGGAAAAATGCGAACCCGATGTGCCTGTCAGAAGTGCCAGAAGAAATCGTCCCACTCGGGAAGTTCAGTGCCGATCTATGGGCGAGAGTGTATCAGAAACCAACAGTGGAGAAACCAAAAGTCTATTTCTGGGTACGATCAAAGAGAGTGACCTACATAAAGCAACAACTATAAGGCCTCGGAAAGATAGTCCGCATGATACACCATCCAGGTCGATAACAGATTGGCCTGTAAACAAAAATGAAGCTGCATTGAAGACACAACAACCTGGAAAGCGTATGAGATCCAATGCTATAACAACACTAGAGCTGAGGAGAAGAAATTCGGACCCAGCAACTAAAATATCAGGACTTAGCGAAGACAAACCTGGAACTgatacaagtcccaatgacctAAAACTCGCACCTGGAATGGATCTATTAGAATGGAAAGGCAATCTTTTCACGTTAGCCGGTCATTGTTTTAGAAAAGTAGCAAGGTTTGCCAAAGACGACGTGTGCGTATGTTGCCACGAAAAGATGGATGCGTTCGTAACACAGGGGTACAAATGTATTGACTGTAAACAATTATACCATGTCAAATGTATTCAGAATGGCGGAGTACTTAAAATGCCGTGTATATTAGCGAACACTCCAGGTAGGCGAAAACACAGGAAACCACCACGAACGCCTTATGATGCCTCGAAACAAGTAGTGGTATCGAAATTCAGCTTAACCGGTACATCCGCGTTTTCTGACAGTACCGATAAGATTATATCCGACGCGAAAGAGTTAGCTCTCATGCAAGATTTTATTACGAAGAAGATATACGTAATGGAAGGACAAGAGGGAGGCAAGAAACCAAGCGAAGTCGATCGTGTATTTAAGCAGGCTTTGCGTAAATTTAAAGACGACCTAGTGATCACTTACAGCGTTGCTATTCAGCAAGGTGTGGAAGGCAACATCAAATACACTGACTTAATTGCGAACTTTTTGCACGTAATAGAAACAGTCTGCAAACAAGAAAATACCAGTGAAGATTTTCCCGTGACGATGGGAGTAAATGCATTTAGAGGATTCATGAATGAATTTATGACGCTAGTCAAAACAGAAGCACTGGAGAAACAGAGTAAAAGCAAgcgtaagaaagaaaaaaaaagaaaacatgaaGAACCAATACGTCATGGTAATCATATGTTCCAGTTAACTATTATAAACATCCCTACAGCTTGTGAAGTGTGTACGTCTTTCTTTATGTGGCCTATCGAGCGAGGACTTGTCTGTCAGA ATTGTAAGTTAACGTGCCACAAAAAGTGTTATATAAAAGCATCGGCAGAATGTGGAAAGGAAGCGTCGCACGAAATGAACTCACGGAAAATATTCGGTGTACCGTTGTATAAATTGGATTGTGGTGACGGTAAAGTACCAATAGTGGTAGATCGGTTAATTACAACCATAGAGATGCATGGTCTGTATACGGAAGGTATATATCGAAAGAGCGGTGTCAGTTCCAAAGTGAAGGAATTAAAAGTGAAAATGGACGAAGGTGATCTAGAGAAAGTGGACTTTGAGAATTATCAAGTACACGTGCTTGCAGCAGtattgaaaagtttctttcgagaTATGCCAGAGCCTCTCCTCACCTTCGAGTATTACGATGATTTTCTGCACGCTGCGAACTTAACGGATCCTCGGGATCGAATCAGTACGCTATTTGCAATTTTGAAGAAGCTGCCGAAGCCAAACTTCGATTTGATGGAACGACTGATCGTTCATCTAGCTAGAGTAGCGCTTCATGAAGTCGACAATCGAATGTCTCCGTCAGCCCTAGCAATAGTCTTCGCGCCGTGCATTCTGAGGACGAATAGGACGTTGCCCGCGCAAGATTCTTTACAAGATGTTGGCAGGCAGACTTGTTGCGTCGAAACGATCGTACAAGAGAAATTGAGGGTCGTGCGAGCAACTTTAGCCGACATAAATACACTCGAATCCGCTTGTCACACGGCGACTTATCGTTTATCCAGTTTACGATCTTCGAAAATCTTCAGCCCAGAGGAATTAAATGCGGCGACCCCAAGTGTGACTGCCAGATGTGTTACTACAGATCGTGAGAGAGATCGAGGCGATGAAGAGGAGGCGCTTCTCGTCGATCATATACAAGAAATCCAAAAGGAAAAGGCCCTACTAACTTCAACTCTTCCCAGCCTAACGAGAGCTTCTTCAGACGATGACCTACTTCTATCTGCCACAGACTTGGACGATGGATCTCTTGACGATCTTCTTCCATCTTCTGCCG ACGGACTCGTAAGAAAAAGACCTATCCAGAGGCAAAGTTCCGCAGACAATGCATTTCCGACGATCATCAGTGTTGATGAAGACATGGTAATGGTATGA